A section of the Octopus bimaculoides isolate UCB-OBI-ISO-001 chromosome 17, ASM119413v2, whole genome shotgun sequence genome encodes:
- the LOC128249693 gene encoding uncharacterized protein LOC128249693 isoform X2 produces the protein MKTVLQRVGRWANNSVYPTNPKFQIYNDTYLPITVYSTHIKMQWFITQTTLWQSILHFFHCCLLCFYLPVASFGNHSCKGQGKRVHNKCSKNQALTFLNFVKCEKDGSFSRVQCSNELLCC, from the exons ATGAAAACAGTTCTGCAGCGTGTAGGTCGTTGGGCGAACAACTCGGTGTATCCTACAAATCCAAAATTCCAGATATACAATGACACCTACCTCCCTATTACGGTCTACTCTACACACATCAAAATGCAATGGTTTATTACACAGACAACATTGTGGCAGTCAATATTACATTTCTTCCACTGTTGTTTACTCTGTTTCTATTTGCCAGTAGCTTCTTTTGGTAATCACAGCTGTAAAGGACAAGGTAAACGCGTTCACA atAAATGTTCTAAAAATCAAGCCCTAACCTTCTTAAACTTCGTTAAATGTGAAAAAGATGGATCGTTCTCCCGTGTACAGTGTTCAAACGAACT actGTGCTGTTGA
- the LOC128249693 gene encoding uncharacterized protein LOC128249693 isoform X3, producing the protein MKTVLQRVGRWANNSVYPTNPKFQIYNDTYLPITVYSTHIKMQWFITQTTLWQSILHFFHCCLLCFYLPVASFGNHSCKGQDKCSKNQALTFLNFVKCEKDGSFSRVQCSNELLCC; encoded by the exons ATGAAAACAGTTCTGCAGCGTGTAGGTCGTTGGGCGAACAACTCGGTGTATCCTACAAATCCAAAATTCCAGATATACAATGACACCTACCTCCCTATTACGGTCTACTCTACACACATCAAAATGCAATGGTTTATTACACAGACAACATTGTGGCAGTCAATATTACATTTCTTCCACTGTTGTTTACTCTGTTTCTATTTGCCAGTAGCTTCTTTTGGTAATCACAGCTGTAAAGGACAAG atAAATGTTCTAAAAATCAAGCCCTAACCTTCTTAAACTTCGTTAAATGTGAAAAAGATGGATCGTTCTCCCGTGTACAGTGTTCAAACGAACT actGTGCTGTTGA
- the LOC128249693 gene encoding uncharacterized protein LOC128249693 isoform X1: MKTVLQRVGRWANNSVYPTNPKFQIYNDTYLPITVYSTHIKMQWFITQTTLWQSILHFFHCCLLCFYLPVASFGNHSCKGQDCAVDKRESELRGDTSKIFWCQKNGNYKKIQCQNSNCYCVNPRGIQIGIGVPFTRVQYLLCSGK; the protein is encoded by the exons ATGAAAACAGTTCTGCAGCGTGTAGGTCGTTGGGCGAACAACTCGGTGTATCCTACAAATCCAAAATTCCAGATATACAATGACACCTACCTCCCTATTACGGTCTACTCTACACACATCAAAATGCAATGGTTTATTACACAGACAACATTGTGGCAGTCAATATTACATTTCTTCCACTGTTGTTTACTCTGTTTCTATTTGCCAGTAGCTTCTTTTGGTAATCACAGCTGTAAAGGACAAG actGTGCTGTTGACAAAAGAGAAAGCGAATTGAGAGGAGATACGTCAAAAATCTTTTGGTGTCAGAAAAATGGCAATTATAAGAAAATCCAATGTCAAAATAGCAATTGTTACTGCGTAAATCCTCGGGGAATTCAAATAGGAATTGGTGTGCCTTTTACAAGAGTTCAATACCTTCTGTGCTCTGGTAAGTAG